The Candidatus Binataceae bacterium DNA window TCTCGCCCAACGGCTGGCGCGCGGTAGTTTCGATCAACCTCGACGGCGTGTTCTTCTGCTCCAAGGCCGCCGCCCGCCAGTTCATCGAGCAAAAGGGCCCCGGCGCGATCATCAACTTGTCCTCGACCGCCGGCGTGCACGGCTCGGCCACGATGCTGCCCTATGCGGCGTCCAAGGCCGGCGTGATCAAGCTCACGGAATCGCAGGCCGCCGAATGGGGACATCTCGGCATCCGCGTCAATTGCATCGCGCCCGGGCCGGTCACTACCGAAGGCGCCGCCGAACGCATCTGGCCCAACGAGAAGGTCAAGGCGGCGATGCTGATGTCGCGCGCGCTGCAGCGCTTCGGCACCTGTGAGGAAATCGCCTATCCGTGCATCTTCCTCGCTTCCGACGCGTCAAGCTTCATCACCGGAGCGCTGCTGATCGCGGACGGCGGCAATCTGCGCTACGGCGACGCGCTGCAGGTTCTTTCCGAGTAGCGGCGGGTGCGCCGCGGCGGCGCTTGTCGCCTCGCGGCGCGCCGTGGTATCCCGAATCGCGCGGTAAGGCGGCACCGCCCCGGAGAGGAAGAACCAGCTTGGATTTCGGATTCAGCGACGAGCAGGAGATGCTGCGCCAGAGTGCGCGGGCGCTGCTAGAACGCGAATGTCCCTCCGCCCACGTGCGGCAGATGATGGAGGACGAGCGCGGCTTTTCGCCCGAACTGTGGCGCAAGATGGCCGAGCTGGGATGGCTCGGCCTGGTGCTGCCCGAAGCGCACGGCGGCGCGGGGCTTAACTACGTGGACCTCGTGGTTGTGGCAGAGGAAATGGGCCGAGCGCTGCTGCCGTCACCCTTCATCTGGACGCTGATGTTTGCCGAAGCGATAAGCCGTGGGGGCTCCGAGGAACAGAAGCGCCGCTTCCTGCCCGCGATTGCGCGCGGCGAACTGATCGCCACGACCGCCCATCTGGAGGCCAATGGAAGCTGGGAAGAGGGCGGGATCGCGCTCGCCGCGCGCAAGAGCGGCGCCGGCTTCACGCTCGACGGCGACAAACTCTTCGTCAACGACGCGCATCTCGCAGATTTCTTCCTGGTCGCGGCGCGCAGCGGCGGCAAGCGCGGCGGCGTTACCCTTTTCGCGATTGACGCGAAGCGCGCCGGTATTGCGGTGACGCCGCTCAAAACGATGGATCAGACGCGCAAGCTTGGCGCGGTCGCGTTCCGCGGCGTCAGGGCCGCCGCGGCCGAGGTCGTGGGCGAGATTAATGGCGGATGGCCCGTGCTGGCTTCGGCGATCGATCGCGCCAAGGTGGCGCTCGCGGCCGAGATGATGGGCAGTGCGCAAAAGGTGCTCGAGACCGCGGTCGAGTACACCAAGGTGCGCGAGCAATTCGGCCGCCCGATCGGCAGCTTTCAGGCCGTCCAGCACAAGTGCGCGAACATGATGGTGGACGTCGAAGGAGCGAAGTCGGCGGTGTATTACGCCGCGTGGGCGGTCAGCAACGGCGCGCCCGATGCGCAGACCGCCGCGGCCGTCGCCAAGGCCGCCGCGTCCGACGCCTGCTGCCGCACCGCCGCCGACGGCATCCAGGTCCACGGCGGAATCGGGTTCACCTGGGAGCACGACATGCATCTTTATTTCAAGCGCGCCAAATCCTCGGAATTCACCTTTGGCGACGCCAATTTCAACCGCGAAATCGTGGCGCGACTTATCGGACTGTAGATCGATAGCGACGCGGCGGCGCACGCTTGCGCGGGCCGCATCGAGGAGCGTTTCGGCGATGGTGGACAAGAGCATAATTGGCAAGACCGGCAAGCCGTTCTCGATGCCGATCGAATGGGGCAAGGTGCGCGAGTTCGCGCGTGCGATCCGCGATCCCAATCCGATCTATTTCGACCCGGAGTCGGCGAAGAAGGAGTGCGGCGGCGTTCCCATCCCCGTCACCTTTCTTCAGACCAGCGCGTTTTGGCAGACCGCCGAATCGATGCCGCCGCTCGACATGTTTGACATGCGGCGCATCCTGCACGGCGAACAGGAATTCGAGTTCTTCAAGCCGATCCTGGTGGGCGACACCCTGACCGGCGTCGCGCGCGTGGCCGATATCTATGAAAAGGAAGGCGGCCGTGGCGGCAAGATGACTTTTCTTGCGGTCGAAACCACCTACACCAACCAGCGCAACGAGAAAGTCGCCCGCGCGCGTTTCGTCCTCGTCGAGACCGGACAGGCGGTCGGCGGATGAGCCGGCCGCAGGCGGCGATCCGAAGTGCGCGCGGGATGAAGTCAAATCGAGGATGACACAGCCATGGCATCGAAACTGAAATTCGAAACCGTAAAAGTCGGCGACCCCATCCCGACCATCACGATCGACAACGTCTCGCGCCCCGATTTCGTCCGCTACGCCGGCGCCTCGGGCGACTTTGTGCCGCTGCATTACGATCAGACTTTCGTCGAGGCGGCCGGGATTCCGACCGTGTTCGCGCAGGGGATGTGGACGGCGGGATGCCTTTCGCGATGCCTGACGGACTTTGCCGGCCCCGGCCAGGTCCGCCATTTCAAGGTCCGCTTCGCGCGCCAGGTATGGCCGGGCGATACGCTTACCTGCCGCGGTATGGTGACCGCGAAAAATGAAGCCGAGGGTGAAAAACTTGTCGAGGGCGAAATGGAAGTGGTCAACCAGAAGGGTGAGGCCACCGTCAAGGGCGCGTTCCGCGTCGCCGCGGCCTAACCGTCGCGCGGCACGCTGTGGCGCGCGGGGCGCGCCGAACCTAAACTTGGAGTGCGATGTCCGAACCGCGTTACGTCATCATTCACGGCCACTTTTACCAGCCGCCGCGCGAGAGCCCGTGGACCGGGCTTATCAGTCCCGAAACGGGCGCGGCGCCGTTTCCGAACTGGAACGAGAAAATCCTGAGCGAGTGCTATATCGCCAACGGGCGCGCGCACATCATGGAAGGGCGCGTCGTCCATATCCGCAACAACTACGCCGGGATCAGTTTCGATTTCGGCCCGACGCTGATGAGCTGGCTCGCGCGCCATGGCTCGCACGCCTACCGCGCGCTTCGTCTGGGCGACCAGATGAGCATCACGGAGCGCGGTGCACACGGCAACGCGATCGCACAATCGTACAACCATTCGATCCTGCCGCTGTTGCGGCCGCGCGACCGCACGCTGCAGATTGCCTGGGGAATCGAGGATTTCGTCGCGCGCTTCAAACGCCGGCCCGAAGGGATTTGGCTGCCCGAATGCGCCGCCGACCACGAGACGCTCCGCGACATTGCCGCGGCCGGGATGAAGTTCGTCATCCTTGCGCCCGAGCAAGGCAGGTTTAGCGGCGAGGGTGCGGGGGCCCGCGGCGCAGGTCCGTTCATCTGGCGCGAGGGGTCCCTGAGCCTCGCGGTCTTTCGCTTCGACCGTGATCTTTCGCGTTCGGTTTCGTTTGACGGCGGTCTCGCGGACGGCGGACGGCTCGCCGAATCGATCGCCGCTGCGGCGGCTGAGACCGCGCCGGGCGCGGTGGTGATGCTCGCGACCGACGGCGAAACGTTTGGCCATCACAAGCGCCATGGCGACGCCGAACTCGCCCGCGCGATCAACGCGCTCGAGCTGCGCGACGACGTGCGGCTGACCAATTGCGCCGAGTACCTGTCGCTCTTCCCGCAGGGTGTCGGCAGCTTCGAGATTGACGCGCCAAGTTCATGGAGCTGTCCGCGCGGGGTCGAGCGATGGCGGGCGGCGTGCGGATGCCGGGCGGACCCGGCGACCAGCCAGGAATGGCGCAGACCACTGCGCGAGGCGATGGATTTCGTGAACAACCATGCGTCCGCGGTTTACGATCGCTTTGCGCCGCCCCTGGTGGACGACGCCACGGCCGCGCTCAGGGAGTCGATCCGGCTTGCGAGCGACGCCAATCCGGCGCTGCTCGAGGAATTTTTCGTCCATCATCGCGTAAAATCCGAAGCCAACCGCGAGAGCCTGATGCGGCTGTTCGAGATGGAGCGGGCGGCGCAGTCGGCGCTCACCAGTTGCGCGTGGTTCTTCGATGACTTTGGCGGTCCCGAGGGACGCGTGGTGCTGCGATGGGCCGCGCGCGCGCTGGAAGTTGCCGCCGAGTTTTCACTCAGCGTAGAGGCCGAGCTGCTCGAGCAGCTGCGTCAAATCCGATCCAACCGCCGCGAGATCGGCGACGCCGCCACGCTCTATTTGAGCCTCAAGACTCGCGAAGCACGCGGGAGGATATGATTTGCCATGGCGGACACCCACGACATCGAATCGATTCTCCGTGAAGGCCGCACGTTTCCCCCGCCGCCTGAGTTCAGCCGCGCGGCGCGCGTCAAGAGCATGGACGAGTATAAGGCGCTCTGCCGGCG harbors:
- a CDS encoding DUF3536 domain-containing protein produces the protein MSEPRYVIIHGHFYQPPRESPWTGLISPETGAAPFPNWNEKILSECYIANGRAHIMEGRVVHIRNNYAGISFDFGPTLMSWLARHGSHAYRALRLGDQMSITERGAHGNAIAQSYNHSILPLLRPRDRTLQIAWGIEDFVARFKRRPEGIWLPECAADHETLRDIAAAGMKFVILAPEQGRFSGEGAGARGAGPFIWREGSLSLAVFRFDRDLSRSVSFDGGLADGGRLAESIAAAAAETAPGAVVMLATDGETFGHHKRHGDAELARAINALELRDDVRLTNCAEYLSLFPQGVGSFEIDAPSSWSCPRGVERWRAACGCRADPATSQEWRRPLREAMDFVNNHASAVYDRFAPPLVDDATAALRESIRLASDANPALLEEFFVHHRVKSEANRESLMRLFEMERAAQSALTSCAWFFDDFGGPEGRVVLRWAARALEVAAEFSLSVEAELLEQLRQIRSNRREIGDAATLYLSLKTREARGRI
- a CDS encoding MaoC family dehydratase N-terminal domain-containing protein — its product is MVDKSIIGKTGKPFSMPIEWGKVREFARAIRDPNPIYFDPESAKKECGGVPIPVTFLQTSAFWQTAESMPPLDMFDMRRILHGEQEFEFFKPILVGDTLTGVARVADIYEKEGGRGGKMTFLAVETTYTNQRNEKVARARFVLVETGQAVGG
- a CDS encoding glucose 1-dehydrogenase, encoding MKDPFSVEGKVTIVTGGGTGIGAVIAREFALRGAPVLVASRNAGHLEPVRDAIRKAGGQCEMAVCDVRNAESCDALVAEAVRHFGRLDVMINNHGASIAAPSLKLSPNGWRAVVSINLDGVFFCSKAAARQFIEQKGPGAIINLSSTAGVHGSATMLPYAASKAGVIKLTESQAAEWGHLGIRVNCIAPGPVTTEGAAERIWPNEKVKAAMLMSRALQRFGTCEEIAYPCIFLASDASSFITGALLIADGGNLRYGDALQVLSE
- a CDS encoding acyl-CoA dehydrogenase family protein — translated: MDFGFSDEQEMLRQSARALLERECPSAHVRQMMEDERGFSPELWRKMAELGWLGLVLPEAHGGAGLNYVDLVVVAEEMGRALLPSPFIWTLMFAEAISRGGSEEQKRRFLPAIARGELIATTAHLEANGSWEEGGIALAARKSGAGFTLDGDKLFVNDAHLADFFLVAARSGGKRGGVTLFAIDAKRAGIAVTPLKTMDQTRKLGAVAFRGVRAAAAEVVGEINGGWPVLASAIDRAKVALAAEMMGSAQKVLETAVEYTKVREQFGRPIGSFQAVQHKCANMMVDVEGAKSAVYYAAWAVSNGAPDAQTAAAVAKAAASDACCRTAADGIQVHGGIGFTWEHDMHLYFKRAKSSEFTFGDANFNREIVARLIGL
- a CDS encoding MaoC/PaaZ C-terminal domain-containing protein, giving the protein MASKLKFETVKVGDPIPTITIDNVSRPDFVRYAGASGDFVPLHYDQTFVEAAGIPTVFAQGMWTAGCLSRCLTDFAGPGQVRHFKVRFARQVWPGDTLTCRGMVTAKNEAEGEKLVEGEMEVVNQKGEATVKGAFRVAAA